Proteins encoded by one window of Desulfovibrio ferrophilus:
- the dsrJ gene encoding sulfate reduction electron transfer complex DsrMKJOP subunit DsrJ produces MFDGGKIIAGIIVFVGLMTFPFWYNVGQAAYKTPELQLPPKDVATQCVESAEWMRAEHMQLLDNWRDWVVRDGNRVYTSKQSGAHFEMSLQKSCMKCHTSKEQFCDKCHTAAAVAPYCWDCHIAPKEEK; encoded by the coding sequence ATGTTTGACGGTGGTAAGATCATTGCCGGAATCATCGTCTTTGTCGGCCTGATGACGTTCCCGTTCTGGTACAACGTCGGCCAGGCCGCCTATAAGACGCCCGAGCTGCAGCTTCCTCCCAAGGATGTCGCAACCCAGTGTGTAGAATCCGCTGAATGGATGCGGGCTGAGCACATGCAGCTCCTGGATAATTGGCGCGACTGGGTCGTACGCGATGGAAACCGCGTATACACCAGTAAGCAAAGCGGCGCTCACTTCGAGATGAGCCTCCAGAAGAGCTGCATGAAGTGTCACACCAGCAAGGAACAGTTCTGCGACAAGTGCCACACGGCCGCCGCAGTTGCTCCCTACTGCTGGGATTGCCACATCGCGCCCAAGGAGGAGAAATAA
- the dsrO gene encoding sulfate reduction electron transfer complex DsrMKJOP subunit DsrO, with product MKTNRRHFLKVAGVTAMGLAAGAGTAAASYLPHYDHVAPNHDHLTAGRWGMVIDTRKFHHKEDFLPLVEACHKYHNVPTIPGNQEIKWLWTDSFHHSFPNKHNEFLEEKMHHQDFLLLCNHCKNPPCVRVCPTQATYKRADGIVIMDMHRCIGCRFCMAGCPYGSRSFNFQDPRPFIAEQNTDYPTRTKGVVEKCNFCAERLAEGKLPACVEASEGKLIFGDLNNPESEIRHILAENYTIRRKPDLGTEPSVFYII from the coding sequence ATGAAAACCAATAGAAGACACTTCCTCAAAGTCGCCGGTGTGACGGCCATGGGACTTGCCGCCGGTGCTGGCACCGCGGCCGCTTCCTACCTGCCGCACTACGACCACGTGGCTCCCAACCACGACCACCTCACGGCTGGTCGCTGGGGCATGGTCATCGACACCAGGAAGTTCCACCATAAGGAAGACTTCCTGCCCCTGGTTGAAGCCTGTCACAAGTACCACAATGTGCCGACCATCCCTGGTAACCAGGAGATTAAATGGCTGTGGACAGATAGCTTCCACCACTCCTTCCCGAACAAGCACAACGAGTTCTTGGAAGAAAAGATGCACCACCAGGATTTCCTGCTGCTGTGCAACCACTGCAAGAACCCCCCGTGCGTTCGAGTCTGCCCCACGCAGGCAACCTACAAGCGTGCAGACGGCATCGTCATCATGGACATGCACCGCTGCATCGGTTGCCGCTTCTGTATGGCGGGTTGCCCCTACGGTTCCAGAAGCTTCAACTTCCAGGATCCACGCCCGTTCATTGCGGAGCAGAACACGGACTACCCCACCCGCACCAAGGGTGTGGTCGAGAAGTGTAACTTCTGCGCCGAGCGCCTTGCCGAAGGCAAGTTGCCCGCCTGTGTGGAAGCGTCTGAAGGCAAGCTGATCTTCGGTGATCTGAACAATCCCGAATCCGAGATCCGCCACATCCTTGCGGAGAACTACACCATCCGCCGTAAACCGGACCTGGGAACCGAGCCCAGCGTCTTCTACATCATCTAA
- the dsrP gene encoding sulfate reduction electron transfer complex DsrMKJOP subunit DsrP: MLEYALKGDKKYWMWVGFLGLLICIGAYSYLQQFQQGLVLTNLSRDVSWGFYIAQLTYLVGVAASGVMLVLPYYLHDYKKFGNLVVFGEFMAIGAIVMCLLFVIVDLGQPLRLMNLIMNPTPNSVLFWDAMVLNGYMGLNIVVGWASLEAQKKGVPYAKWVKVLAILSVPFAFSIHTVTAFLYAGIPGRHFWLTAILAARFLASAFCAGPAIMLLALFAMEKTTKFELGKDAVQMLARIIAYAMVFNVFFFFLELFTAFYSNIPGHMHSIVYLFSGLDGYNAMVPYFWAAAFMALLSLALLIPSTTRKCKPVLIFALIILIAATWIDKGMGLVVAGFIPNMFEGVTEYMPSSTELLISMGIYAIGALIVTVLWKIAVSVKKEAAA; this comes from the coding sequence ATGCTTGAATATGCACTCAAAGGTGACAAGAAATACTGGATGTGGGTCGGCTTCCTCGGGCTGCTGATCTGCATCGGCGCCTACAGTTACCTCCAGCAGTTCCAACAGGGTTTGGTGCTGACCAATCTGAGCCGCGACGTATCCTGGGGCTTTTATATTGCCCAGCTGACCTATCTGGTCGGTGTTGCCGCCTCTGGCGTCATGCTGGTGCTGCCCTATTACCTGCACGACTATAAAAAGTTCGGAAACCTCGTGGTGTTTGGCGAGTTCATGGCCATTGGCGCCATCGTCATGTGCCTGCTGTTCGTCATCGTCGACCTGGGCCAGCCCCTGCGTCTGATGAACCTGATCATGAATCCGACTCCGAACTCCGTCCTGTTCTGGGATGCCATGGTCCTTAACGGATACATGGGCCTGAACATCGTGGTTGGCTGGGCCTCTCTGGAAGCCCAGAAAAAGGGCGTACCTTACGCCAAGTGGGTCAAGGTACTGGCAATCCTGTCCGTGCCCTTCGCCTTCTCCATCCACACCGTCACGGCGTTCCTGTACGCCGGTATCCCTGGCCGCCACTTCTGGCTGACCGCTATCCTGGCTGCCCGCTTCCTGGCGAGCGCCTTCTGTGCTGGTCCTGCCATCATGTTGCTGGCCTTGTTCGCCATGGAGAAGACCACCAAGTTCGAGCTTGGTAAAGACGCGGTCCAGATGCTGGCCCGGATCATCGCTTACGCCATGGTCTTCAACGTCTTCTTCTTCTTCCTTGAACTGTTCACTGCATTCTACTCCAACATCCCCGGACACATGCACTCCATCGTGTATCTGTTCTCGGGCCTTGATGGCTACAATGCCATGGTGCCCTACTTCTGGGCAGCTGCGTTCATGGCTCTCCTGTCTCTGGCTCTGCTCATTCCGAGCACCACACGCAAGTGCAAGCCCGTCCTGATCTTCGCGCTGATCATCCTGATCGCCGCCACCTGGATCGACAAGGGCATGGGCCTCGTGGTCGCCGGTTTCATCCCCAACATGTTCGAAGGCGTGACCGAATACATGCCGTCGAGCACCGAGCTTCTGATCTCCATGGGCATCTATGCCATTGGCGCGCTCATCGTGACCGTGCTGTGGAAGATCGCTGTTTCCGTGAAGAAGGAAGCTGCAGCCTAA